A window of Cryptomeria japonica chromosome 3, Sugi_1.0, whole genome shotgun sequence contains these coding sequences:
- the LOC131030624 gene encoding protein SUPPRESSOR OF npr1-1, CONSTITUTIVE 1-like, with protein MGREIASRQSPYRFWCQQQIDNLKKDSTKRKQIRGIQPADALVAFKQYMHRLLMRKSSRQSKRLRFSNELRILFVKRNEFTEEFASLSEELPPLQLRELILKGCKKLEWLPSSIRHLQHLKKVVAEFHCSSLSEVFCGLQSLECLQLQSPVLSSLPAGFGNLTTLRNINLGYCKQLSILPESLSHLIHLEVLNLLSCEMLSSLPVGFGNLSNLMNINLASCKKLKLLPDSFNQLTYLKILDLSQYKTLSSLPSSFGNLINLRDINIAHCKELEILPDSFKHLIHLEKIEIEEFPSFADLASLNRFVMLDCPKVEKYKAIINSLEFPDLAVTEAERPSDVDEIPYARGSEARMRMLCYVEKEEENEEERRVIDICYLEGEFGPYFPQTKAKLVWGKRGRVEEAFYQLLQLME; from the exons ATGGGAAGAGAGATTGCAAGTAGACAGTCACCATATCGTTTTTGGTGTCAACAACAAATTGATAATCTGAAGAAAGATTCCACG AAAAGAAAGCAAATTCGAGGGATACAACCTGCAGATGCTTTGGTGGCATTCAAACAATACATGCATCGGTTGTTAATGAGAAAATCAAGCAGACAATCTAAACGCCTTAGATTTTCAAATGAATTACGAATTCTTTTTGTGAAAAGAAATGAGTTTACAGAAGAATTTGCATCATTATCAGAAGAACTT CCTCCTTTGCAATTGCGAGAGCTTATTTTAAAGGGTTGCAAAAAATTGGAATGGCTTCCAAGCTCAATAAGACATCTTCAGCATCTGAAAAAGGTTGTCGCTGAATTTCATTGTAGCAGTTTGTCAGAAGTGTTCTGTGGCCTCCAATCTCTGGAGTGTTTGCAATTACAGTCTCCAGTACTATCTTCGCTACCTGCTGGTTTTGGCAATTTAACAACCTTAAGAAATATAAATCTTGGGTATTGCAAGCAGTTGAGTATATTGCCTGAATCTTTGAGTCATCTCATACACCTGGAAGTTCTAAATTTATTAAGTTGTGAAATGTTATCTTCACTACCTGTTGGTTTTGGCAATTTATCAAACTTGATGAATATAAATCTTGCCTCTTGTAAAAAGTTGAAATTGTTGCCCGATTCTTTCAATCAGTTGACATACTTGAAAATTTTAGATTTATCACAGTATAAAACGCTATCTTCACTACCTTCTAGTTTTGGCAATTTAATTAACTTGCGAGATATAAATATTGCCCATTGCAAGGAGTTGGAGATATTGCCTGATTCTTTCAAgcatctgatacaccttgaaaaAATTGAG ATAGAAGAATTCCCAAGCTTTGCAGATTTGGCTTCCCTAAACAGGTTTGTAATGTTGGATTGCCCCAAAGTCGAGAAATACAAG GCAATTATAAACTCTTTGGAGTTTCCTGATCTTGCGGTCACTGAAGCGGAGAGACCATCTGATGTAGACGAGATTCCATATGCGAGGGGTTCAGAGGCGAGGATGAGGATGTTGTGTTATGTGGAGAAAGAGGAGGAAAATGAGGAGGAGAGAAGAGTGATAGATATATGTTATTTAGAAGGTGAATTTGGCCCATACTTTCCACAGACCAAAGCAAAGCTAGTGTGGGGCAAAAGAGGAAGAGTTGAGGAGGCCTTTTACCAATTACTGCAACTTATGGAGTAA